Genomic segment of Candidatus Krumholzibacteriia bacterium:
GCCGGTTGTATTGCGGTCGTGCTGGCTCATGCCCTACCCCGGAAACTCCTGCCGGAAGCGATCCTGGTTGGAATCCGCGTAGCCGCGGTCCTTCTCCGAGAGCACCGTGACCTCGAGCGGCCAGCGGACGCCCAGCAGCGGGTCGTTCCAGCGGATTCCCCGCGCCGCGGCGGGTTCGTAGTACACGGTCATCTGGTAGAAGATCTCCGCGTTCGCCTCCAGGGTCTGGAACCCGTGGGCGAAACCCTTCGGTATGTGCAGCATGCGCCCGTTGTCCGCCGTCAGCTCCACACCGAACCAGCGCAGGAAGGTGGCAGAGG
This window contains:
- a CDS encoding dTDP-4-dehydrorhamnose 3,5-epimerase family protein, which encodes LRGLHYQITPHAETKLVRCTRGAIYDVIVDLRPASATFLRWFGVELTADNGRMLHIPKGFAHGFQTLEANAEIFYQMTVYYEPAAARGIRWNDPLLGVRWPLEVTVLSEKDRGYADSNQDRFRQEFPG